Below is a window of Acidobacteriota bacterium DNA.
GCAGACCCCCATCCCGCAATCCAGGACATGGGCCAGCTGCGGCGGCACTTTCTTGGCCCAGACGACCCGCGCCCACATCGTAAACGTCTGCTCGTCAATCTTCAGCTCGACCTGCAGCGTGGTGCCGGGGGCGAAGACCGAATTGGTCCCGATGTAGAGTCCGGT
It encodes the following:
- a CDS encoding PilZ domain-containing protein; the protein is MALGEKRDTDRARKRVRVRYGVDALNRTGFTRNVSPTGLYIGTNSVFAPGTTLQVELKIDEQTFTMWARVVWAKKVPPQLAHVLDCGMGVCFIDPDPDWLSFFESTDGP